The Nonlabens sp. Hel1_33_55 genome contains the following window.
AGACAATCCACAGGCGTACAAAATCTCCACAAAGAAGGTAACTAGTAAGTCTAAACTTGATGTATTTACGGCTCCTGGCGGTGGTTTTGGAATCAGCATTGTTGAGATTCAGTAGTTGGATTTTGTAAAAAAGCTCGTTTAATAGTTATATAGAGAGATGAAAAAAGCACTAAGTATTTTCTTGATGTTCGCTTTCGCGAAAGCGTCACTAGCACAAATTCAGCGTATGGAACCACCTAACTGGTGGACAGGAATGGAGCACACACAAGTGGAAGTCATGATGTATGGTAAGGACATAGCCACTAAAGGAGAAGTCACTTCAGACTTAGAAATCGTCAATATCGCCAAAACAGCTAATCCAAATTACCTGTTTGTCACGGTTGAAACTAGTGGAGAACCTGCAGGAGATTATAACCTTTCAGTTGGAAAAAAGAAAGCTAATTCTAAAATCTTCCGATTGGAAAACAGAGCATCTGGATCCAAAGAACGCATGGGATTTGATTCCAGTGACGTGATTTATTTGGTAATGCCAGACCGTTTCGCCAACGGTGATTCCAGCAATGATTCTGTAGATTCTATGGTAGATAAATTAAACCGATCTGATAGAAATGGCCGCCATGGTGGCGATATTCAGGGAATAATTGATCATCTAGATTATATCGATGATCTAGGCGCTACAGCTATCTGGAGCACACCAATGTTGGAAGATAATGCTGCAAGAACATCATATCACACTTATGCACAAAGTGATCTGTACAACATAGACCCGCGATATGGAACCAACAAATTATATCGCCAACTGGCTGATGAACTTCATTCACGTGACATGAAATTGATTATGGATGTGGTTCCTAATCATTGGGGTTCTACACACTGGATGATGCAGGACCTTCCCATGGAATCCTGGATTCATCAATTTGATGATAACAAGGATAGCGACAGGGATTTCCCGGTAGAAGGCTATGCAAATTCTTCTTATAGACAGTCGGTTCAAATGGACCCGCATGTGAGTGAATACGATATGCGTTATGCAGAAAAAGGTTGGTTTGTGAGCAGCATGCCTGATCTAAATCAAGAAGAGCCGTTGGTATTGAATTATCTTA
Protein-coding sequences here:
- a CDS encoding alpha-amylase family glycosyl hydrolase translates to MKKALSIFLMFAFAKASLAQIQRMEPPNWWTGMEHTQVEVMMYGKDIATKGEVTSDLEIVNIAKTANPNYLFVTVETSGEPAGDYNLSVGKKKANSKIFRLENRASGSKERMGFDSSDVIYLVMPDRFANGDSSNDSVDSMVDKLNRSDRNGRHGGDIQGIIDHLDYIDDLGATAIWSTPMLEDNAARTSYHTYAQSDLYNIDPRYGTNKLYRQLADELHSRDMKLIMDVVPNHWGSTHWMMQDLPMESWIHQFDDNKDSDRDFPVEGYANSSYRQSVQMDPHVSEYDMRYAEKGWFVSSMPDLNQEEPLVLNYLIQNNIWWIEYAGLDGLRVDTYAYNEKKGIADWTKAIMKEYPNINIVGETWLHDQAQISYWQKDSPVAAIQNYNTDLPSVMDFTLHDAIMEAFKEEEQGWDKGMVRMYENFVNDFLYADTDNLLVFMANHDTNRFSGGGVYNDNVENYKLALTLVLTTRGTPQIYYGDEIGMMGDKSKLGDGDIRRDFPGGWNGDEVNAFVNPTESQNEYQAFTKKLLNYRKNKPVLHTGKLLQYVPEQNCYVYFRHNENSRVMVIINNNPEAVSLDMNRFEEGLGKAKNGIDILSDSEIDLSGTLQVAGKTSHVIDLDN